CATGGCGGCGGCGGTGCGCAACTGCGTCCAACTCCTGGAGCTGCCTCTCGAGGAGAGCCTGCGCATGGCTTCGCTCTATCCCGCGAGCTACCTCGGACTGGACGACCAGCTGGGCCGGGTGGCGCCGGGCTATCGCGCCGATCTCACGCTGCTCCGCTCGGACCTGTCCGTGCTGGCCACCTGGGTGGGTGGACAGGACCAGTGGAACTGAGGCCTCGCCATCCCGTGGTTCAGGCAGGCGGTGCACAGGAGCAACGTGACCATGACGCGCCAGGAACTCCGCCGTGCCGCCGAAGTCCTCCGCTCGGCGGACGCACTCATCATCGGAGCGGGGGCCGGCATGGGCGTCGACTCGGGGCTGCCTGACTTCCGCGGCACCGAGGGCTTCTGGCGCGCCTATCCGGCCTACGCGAAGCTCGGGCTCGACTTCGCGTCCATGGCCAACCCCCAGTGGTTCCAGCGCGATCCCGAGTTCGCCTGGGGGTTCTACGGCCACCGGCTCGGGCTGTACCGCGCGACGAATCCCCACCCGGGCTTCGCGCTGCTGCGCACCTGGGCCTCCCGCATGCGGCACGGCGCCTTCGTCTTCACCTCCAACGTCGATGGCCAGTTCCAGAAGGCCGGCTTCCCCGAGGAGCGCCTGCTCGAGGTCCACGGCTCCATCCACCACGTCCAGTGCCTCGGCTCCTGCCAGACGATCTCCTCCGCCGCTCCGTACTCGGTGGACGTGGACCCGGAGACCTTCCGCGCCAGGCCGCCCCTGCCCACCTGCGAGCGTTGTGGCTCCCTGCTCCGGCCCAACA
This is a stretch of genomic DNA from Archangium violaceum. It encodes these proteins:
- a CDS encoding SIR2 family NAD-dependent protein deacylase — protein: MTRQELRRAAEVLRSADALIIGAGAGMGVDSGLPDFRGTEGFWRAYPAYAKLGLDFASMANPQWFQRDPEFAWGFYGHRLGLYRATNPHPGFALLRTWASRMRHGAFVFTSNVDGQFQKAGFPEERLLEVHGSIHHVQCLGSCQTISSAAPYSVDVDPETFRARPPLPTCERCGSLLRPNILMFGDWGWDSSRTEAQEQRLEEWLEAVEPGTLAVVECGAGTAIPSVRHFCERVAAARKGTLIRINVREPQVPAGGISLPLRALEALSGIAEELERA